In Pedobacter sp. W3I1, one DNA window encodes the following:
- a CDS encoding D-2-hydroxyacid dehydrogenase, which yields MIKILANDGIDPIGKELLEKAGFQVDTETVPQDQLAEALKNYDAITVRSATKVRKELIDAVPNIKLIGRGGVGMDNIDVEYARSQGINVVNTPAASSLSVAELVFSHLFTGIRFLQDANRKMPVEGSTQFNNLKKAYAKGTELSGKTIGIIGFGRIGRATAKVALGLGMNVLAYDLYPSESEITLEFQGGKSVSIPIKTVSLDEVITGSDFFSLHTPFADKPILGAEEFAKMKNGVGIVNCSRGGTIDEPALIEALNSGKVSFAGLDVFDNEPTPLAEILTHPKISLTPHIGASTNEAQERIGTELATLIIEHFKK from the coding sequence ATGATTAAGATATTAGCAAACGATGGGATTGATCCGATCGGAAAAGAATTATTAGAAAAAGCAGGTTTCCAGGTTGATACTGAAACCGTACCTCAGGATCAATTAGCAGAAGCTTTAAAAAACTACGATGCCATTACTGTTCGTAGTGCAACAAAAGTTAGAAAAGAATTAATTGATGCTGTACCCAATATCAAGTTAATTGGTAGAGGTGGCGTAGGTATGGATAATATCGATGTAGAATATGCACGCAGCCAGGGGATTAACGTGGTAAACACGCCAGCTGCATCTTCATTATCTGTTGCCGAATTGGTGTTTTCTCACTTATTTACCGGTATCAGATTTTTACAGGATGCTAACCGTAAAATGCCTGTAGAAGGTTCAACCCAATTCAATAACCTTAAAAAAGCTTATGCTAAAGGAACGGAGTTAAGTGGTAAAACCATTGGTATTATCGGTTTTGGTCGTATCGGTCGCGCAACAGCAAAAGTGGCATTGGGTTTAGGTATGAATGTTTTGGCTTACGATTTATATCCTTCTGAATCAGAAATCACATTAGAATTTCAGGGTGGAAAATCAGTAAGTATTCCAATTAAAACGGTTTCATTAGACGAAGTAATTACAGGAAGTGATTTCTTTAGTTTACACACTCCATTTGCTGATAAACCGATTTTAGGAGCAGAAGAATTTGCTAAGATGAAAAATGGAGTAGGTATTGTAAACTGTTCTCGTGGTGGCACAATTGACGAGCCAGCTTTAATTGAAGCACTAAATTCTGGTAAAGTTTCTTTCGCTGGTTTAGATGTTTTCGATAACGAACCAACACCATTGGCAGAAATTTTAACACACCCTAAAATCTCCCTAACACCACATATTGGTGCATCAACCAACGAAGCACAAGAACGTATCGGCACGGAATTGGCAACGTTGATTATCGAGCATTTTAAGAAATAA